From Paenibacillus polymyxa, the proteins below share one genomic window:
- a CDS encoding aldo/keto reductase, translating to MEYSYLGKSGLKVSRLCLGTMNFGPETEEKDAFKIMDAALDAGINFFDTANVYGHDRKGWTEEIIGRWFQQGGGRREKVVLATKVYGDMKNENDGPNAGSGLSAYKIRRHLDSSLKRLQTDHIELYQMHHIDRNVSWDELWGVFESVVDRGQVGYIGSSNFAGWHIAVAQAEAKARRFLGLVSEQHLYNLNERSAELEVLPAAQELGLGVIPWSPLAGGLLGRNALAGTGSRSARAKEKVEQNRAKLEQFAALSRELGEKEDVIALAWVLSHPAVTAPIIGPRTLEQLEDALRVPEVKLSEDVLAKLDEIFPGPGKPAPEAYAW from the coding sequence ATGGAATATTCATACTTAGGAAAGTCAGGCTTGAAGGTTAGTCGGTTATGTCTAGGCACAATGAATTTCGGACCGGAAACTGAAGAAAAGGATGCTTTTAAAATTATGGATGCCGCGCTGGATGCGGGCATTAACTTCTTTGATACGGCTAATGTATATGGCCATGACCGTAAAGGCTGGACAGAAGAAATTATCGGACGATGGTTCCAACAGGGTGGTGGAAGACGCGAGAAGGTCGTATTGGCGACCAAGGTATATGGAGACATGAAAAATGAAAATGACGGGCCCAATGCAGGATCGGGCTTATCTGCATACAAAATTCGCCGTCATTTGGATTCGTCGCTGAAACGTCTGCAAACAGACCATATAGAGCTATATCAAATGCATCACATTGACCGCAACGTGTCATGGGATGAGCTATGGGGCGTATTTGAGTCCGTGGTGGATCGGGGACAAGTTGGCTATATCGGTTCCAGTAATTTTGCGGGTTGGCACATTGCGGTGGCGCAGGCCGAAGCGAAGGCACGGCGTTTTCTGGGACTGGTATCGGAGCAGCATTTGTACAACCTGAACGAACGCTCAGCTGAGCTTGAAGTATTACCGGCAGCTCAAGAGCTGGGTCTGGGTGTGATTCCATGGAGTCCGTTGGCGGGCGGACTGCTGGGACGCAATGCATTAGCAGGTACTGGTTCCCGTAGCGCACGTGCCAAGGAAAAGGTAGAGCAGAATCGTGCGAAGCTGGAGCAATTTGCAGCGTTGTCCCGCGAGCTGGGCGAAAAGGAAGACGTGATTGCCCTGGCTTGGGTGCTATCTCATCCGGCCGTGACGGCTCCAATTATCGGACCACGTACATTAGAACAGTTAGAGGATGCGCTGCGGGTACCTGAGGTTAAATTAAGTGAAGATGTGCTTGCCAAGCTGGATGAGATTTTCCCGGGTCCGGGAAAACCTGCACCAGAAGCCTACGCTTGGTAA
- a CDS encoding YhgE/Pip domain-containing protein, producing MRKIWQIYLTDWKNVFKVSTGTLLVIGIILLPSVYAWVNLKAMWDPYANTSGIKIAVTSQDQGAEVNGKKINIGDEVIHSLENNKKLGWTFVNEAEARKGVLNGDYYASLLIPKDFSEKITSVLTENPQKPEIDYAVNEKINAVAPKITSSGATSLTNQISQNFIETASQAVLTKLKEAGVKLEEELPTIRNIENRVLELNNRLPDIDRLGKQALELEQNLPKIKAQGQKIIALKEKIPEINRAGDLVLKIDKNLPELDKVAAVILDIQKKLPDIQKAGDRIVELDQNFNKVESALATALEDTQTALKVINAARTALPEVQKIADTGKDFTTGILDFLDKNEGALDSIGTIVKEDLQLVQQIANEVSQITGIIRGVDFDPKAAQAAANRISGRLTTAVGVLDHISQLLNRVNGYLPSQALNSLISRVNGVEDRFRRLNSTVTSIGDAIQRGEKPAQNLLDDADRLAGEISSGIDSILDNYDTEYAPAIQKALDQIKSVARNSANVLTTAQEQLPNIDKLLNDAQAAAEFGQQELTRIQQDLPQYRQKLHEAATTIQGRMDEFTNAVNKAADFVKHDLPTVKSKIHQAADFVRNDLPKAEQQFVKMADLIENKFPEAEKAVHQVANFVRTDLPAAEDSIRQAADTIRKLKGENALGRAIALLKGDVKKESDFLGSPVSLKQERIYPIPNYGSAMSPFYTTLSIWVGAMLLVSMFRVDVDDPEGQYKSYQVYFGRLMTFSTIGIFQALSVSLGDLFLLGTYVDAKVAFVLSSMLISLVFTAMTYTLVSVFGNIGKGLAVILLVLQFSSSGGTFPIATSTAFFQTLNPFVPFTYAVSLLRETVGGMLPSTVTRDVVMLFVFIGICFLFGLVLKKPLSKHTKKMAERAKETKLIP from the coding sequence TTGCGGAAGATATGGCAAATCTACTTAACAGACTGGAAAAATGTATTCAAAGTATCGACCGGGACTTTATTAGTCATTGGCATCATTCTTTTGCCTTCCGTCTACGCATGGGTGAATTTGAAAGCAATGTGGGACCCATATGCGAATACATCAGGTATTAAAATTGCAGTAACCAGCCAAGATCAGGGTGCTGAGGTAAATGGTAAAAAGATTAATATCGGCGACGAGGTTATACATAGCCTTGAAAATAACAAGAAGCTGGGTTGGACTTTTGTCAATGAAGCGGAAGCGCGAAAAGGGGTACTGAACGGTGATTATTATGCCAGCCTGCTGATCCCAAAAGATTTTTCAGAGAAAATTACGAGTGTGCTTACAGAAAATCCGCAGAAGCCGGAGATCGATTATGCTGTGAATGAAAAAATCAACGCGGTCGCTCCGAAAATTACTTCTTCAGGGGCAACCTCTCTGACAAACCAAATTAGCCAAAACTTTATTGAAACGGCCAGCCAGGCGGTTTTGACGAAATTAAAGGAAGCCGGAGTAAAGCTGGAAGAGGAGTTGCCGACGATTCGCAACATTGAGAATCGGGTGTTGGAGCTGAATAATCGGTTGCCTGATATCGATCGGTTGGGTAAGCAGGCATTGGAGCTGGAGCAGAATTTACCGAAAATTAAGGCTCAGGGCCAAAAGATCATTGCATTGAAGGAAAAAATTCCTGAAATCAACCGAGCTGGCGACCTAGTGCTTAAAATTGACAAAAACCTGCCTGAGCTGGACAAGGTGGCCGCAGTTATTTTGGATATACAAAAAAAACTGCCCGATATTCAAAAAGCCGGTGACCGAATTGTTGAGCTGGATCAGAATTTCAATAAGGTAGAAAGTGCACTCGCTACCGCCTTGGAGGACACGCAAACGGCCCTAAAGGTCATTAATGCTGCCCGGACAGCACTGCCGGAAGTACAGAAAATAGCCGATACAGGCAAGGATTTTACAACTGGTATACTTGACTTTCTGGATAAAAACGAAGGTGCGCTTGATTCGATCGGAACCATAGTTAAAGAAGATTTACAGCTGGTTCAACAAATTGCGAATGAAGTTTCACAGATTACAGGCATCATTCGTGGTGTGGATTTTGATCCTAAAGCAGCACAAGCTGCGGCGAATCGGATTAGCGGTAGGCTCACGACTGCCGTAGGTGTGCTGGACCATATTTCTCAACTGCTGAACCGTGTGAACGGATATTTGCCTAGCCAGGCACTGAATTCACTTATTTCCCGGGTAAACGGGGTAGAGGATCGCTTCCGCCGATTGAATAGCACGGTCACTAGCATTGGGGATGCTATTCAGCGTGGTGAGAAGCCTGCCCAAAATCTGCTGGATGATGCTGACCGCCTTGCAGGAGAAATCAGTAGCGGAATTGACAGCATTTTGGACAATTATGATACGGAATATGCTCCTGCCATTCAAAAGGCGCTGGATCAAATCAAATCTGTTGCCCGCAATTCTGCCAATGTGTTGACCACAGCTCAAGAGCAGCTCCCGAATATTGATAAGCTATTAAATGATGCACAGGCCGCAGCTGAATTCGGCCAGCAAGAGCTAACACGTATCCAGCAGGACTTGCCACAATATCGCCAAAAGCTGCATGAAGCCGCTACGACGATTCAGGGACGTATGGACGAGTTTACGAATGCTGTGAACAAAGCAGCAGACTTCGTGAAGCACGATTTGCCAACGGTTAAAAGTAAAATTCATCAGGCGGCAGACTTTGTACGTAATGATTTGCCGAAAGCGGAACAACAGTTTGTTAAAATGGCGGATTTGATTGAAAACAAATTTCCTGAAGCTGAAAAAGCGGTACACCAGGTAGCCAATTTTGTCAGAACCGATCTTCCTGCTGCCGAGGATTCCATACGTCAGGCAGCAGACACGATCCGTAAGCTTAAGGGCGAAAATGCCCTCGGAAGAGCTATTGCGTTGCTTAAGGGAGATGTAAAAAAGGAAAGTGATTTCCTCGGTAGTCCGGTATCACTGAAGCAGGAGCGGATATACCCGATTCCTAACTATGGTTCTGCGATGTCACCTTTTTACACTACATTATCGATTTGGGTAGGTGCGATGCTGCTGGTCTCCATGTTCAGGGTAGATGTGGATGACCCGGAAGGTCAATATAAAAGCTACCAGGTGTATTTTGGACGGCTCATGACGTTTTCTACAATTGGTATTTTTCAGGCGCTGAGCGTATCTCTCGGTGATTTGTTCCTGTTGGGAACATATGTGGATGCCAAAGTAGCATTTGTACTCTCCTCTATGCTGATCAGTCTAGTGTTTACGGCCATGACCTATACTTTGGTTTCGGTGTTCGGCAATATCGGGAAGGGTCTGGCAGTCATCCTGCTGGTGCTCCAATTCTCCAGTTCAGGGGGCACATTTCCTATTGCGACGAGTACAGCTTTCTTTCAGACCCTGAATCCGTTCGTACCGTTCACCTATGCGGTTAGTCTACTACGGGAAACGGTAGGAGGAATGTTGCCTTCAACGGTAACACGAGATGTAGTGATGCTGTTTGTGTTTATCGGAATTTGCTTCCTGTTTGGATTAGTACTTAAGAAGCCGCTCAGCAAGCATACGAAGAAAATGGCAGAGCGAGCGAAAGAAACAAAATTAATTCCTTGA